Below is a window of Roseovarius sp. EL26 DNA.
TATAAAGGTCACAGTTTTATCGGCCTGTCGTCGGTTGATGGTGACAAGCATGTTTCAGTTATTAGCTCGCCGGCTAAAACCTTCGGGCTTGAAAGCATCTCGAACGGATACATCTACACCAAAAACAACGATATTTTCCAACGCATGAAGCATATCGAGGATTCGATGTATCAGGGGCACAGCAATGCCTTCACCACATTTGCGACAATTGCTGCATATGAGAATGGCGACGCCTGAGTTGATGAGCTTCTGAGCCACCTTCAAGGCACCATCGACTGGATCGAAGGGTTCCTGAAAGGCGAACTGCCAGAAGTCAGGATGTCACCGGTTGAGGTAACGTATCAGGTATGGCTGGATTGTTCGGAAACCGGATTGTCTGACGATAGCCTGAAGACAGCACTTGGAAAATCTGGTTTTGGGGCGACGCCCGGCAGAGAGGGCTCTTGATGCCGTCCGCAAACACATGTCAGCCTGTTTGTTTAGAGGGTATTCTATCAACTGTTCCGCAGATCAGTTTACTTTCCGGCGCGAGCTTCGCGAACCCAGGCAATGATCGCTTGACGGGATTCAACATCCATTTGGATGGCATTTGGGGGGGGCATCGCGTGGCTTACGCCAGCCTGTAGATAAATTTGGCTGGCGTGTTTTGCGACATCGCCGGGTGTTTCCAAATAAATTCCTTTGGGTGCCCAACGCATATTTGCCCAAGCTGGTTCGCGAGCATGACACATCGAACAATTCCCCACGACCGTATCATAAGCCTTGTCAAATCCATCGGCCGAGGCGAACTTCTGTTCGTATGCTGTCAAAGGGCGGGCTTCTGCCACCTCCCAGGTTTCTGTCGAGCGAACCGACGACAACCACGCGATGACAATCATCAGTAGAACAGTCACTGCCCACGTCCAATGAGGACCGGTGCCCGTGGCATGCATAGTATTGAAGTAATGCCGTATCGTGACGCCTGTCAGGAAGATCAGGCTGGCAATGATCCACGCATATTCGGTGCCAAAGGCCAGTGGATAGTGGTTGGACAGCATCAAAAACACGACCGGCAAGGTCAGATAATTGTTATGGGTTGATCGCAGCTTTGCGATCTTGCCATATTTTGCATCTGGTGTGCGACCCGCCTTGAGGTCGGCAACCACAATGCGTTGGTTTGGCATGATCTGAAAGAACACATTGGCGGTCATGATCGTGGCGGTGAATGCCCCCAGATGTAGCAATGCGGCCCGGCCTGTGAAAATCTGATTATAGCCCCATGACATCACAACCAAGATGACAAACAACAAAAGCATCAGCAGCGTGGGTCGCTCGCCAAGTGTGGATTTGCACATATAGTCATAAGCAAGCCATCCAATTGTCAGGGAGCCAGCTGAAATCAAGATCCCCTGCCACAGTGATAGTTTTGCCTTGCTTGGATCCAGTAAGTAGAGTTCCCCACCAACCCAATAAACGATCATCAATAGAGCAGCACCCGATACCCAAGTGATATAGCTTTGCCATTTATGCCAAA
It encodes the following:
- a CDS encoding aminotransferase class I/II-fold pyridoxal phosphate-dependent enzyme, which produces MQSAQPGGGVWLQEELVKLIEIADRNGVTIISDEIHADIIYKGHSFIGLSSVDGDKHVSVISSPAKTFGLESISNGYIYTKNNDIFQRMKHIEDSMYQGHSNAFTTFATIAAYENGDA
- a CDS encoding urate hydroxylase PuuD gives rise to the protein MYDLAVMWDWIAFSVRWLHVITAMAWIGASFYFIALDLGLRKAPNMPVGAYGEEWQVHGGGFYHIQKYLVAPENMPEHLIWHKWQSYITWVSGAALLMIVYWVGGELYLLDPSKAKLSLWQGILISAGSLTIGWLAYDYMCKSTLGERPTLLMLLLFVILVVMSWGYNQIFTGRAALLHLGAFTATIMTANVFFQIMPNQRIVVADLKAGRTPDAKYGKIAKLRSTHNNYLTLPVVFLMLSNHYPLAFGTEYAWIIASLIFLTGVTIRHYFNTMHATGTGPHWTWAVTVLLMIVIAWLSSVRSTETWEVAEARPLTAYEQKFASADGFDKAYDTVVGNCSMCHAREPAWANMRWAPKGIYLETPGDVAKHASQIYLQAGVSHAMPPPNAIQMDVESRQAIIAWVREARAGK